In the genome of Deinococcus fonticola, the window CAAGGAGAACCCCCATCATGGCCGAAAAAGACATCGATAAGCTGCTTTCCATGACCGACAGCAAGTACCGCCTGTCCGTCGTCACTGCCAAACGCGCCCTGCAACTGCGCAGCGGCGCCCCCAGCGTCCTGCCCGTCGAGCAGCGCGTGCGTACCCGCAACCTGGTCACGCAGGCCATGCGTG includes:
- the rpoZ gene encoding DNA-directed RNA polymerase subunit omega; the encoded protein is MAEKDIDKLLSMTDSKYRLSVVTAKRALQLRSGAPSVLPVEQRVRTRNLVTQAMRELATGKLTLGTNLLDEQRFHQDYVRQRQAQLQAQLNAERERERD